In the genome of Phlebotomus papatasi isolate M1 chromosome 2, Ppap_2.1, whole genome shotgun sequence, one region contains:
- the LOC129800607 gene encoding protein cycle isoform X2 has translation MSGSELSMPSHSQLDPNSMSTTDTTNSQSQNSSSNHNVSRGHQRKRKCSYTENSDLEEDTGDDAKSVRTEDNKKQNHSEIEKRRRDKMNTYIQELSSMVPICHAMSRKLDKLTVLRMAVQHLKTIRGAVHSYTEGHYKPAFLSDEELKMLILQAAEGFLFVVGCDRGRILYVSESVSQVLNYSQGDLLGQSWFDILHPKDVAKVKEQLSSSDLSPRERLIDAKTMLPVKTDVPQGLSRLCPGARRSFFCRMKCKLSVQVKEEMDTSTNCHRRKKQISNDKKYSVIQCTGYLKSWAPAKIGLEEQETDGDESCNLSCLVAIGRVPPNIFVPNVTPPINNNLNLRTIQFISRHAMDGKFLFVDQRATIILGFLPQELLGTSMYEYYHHDDIPSLAESHKSALQISDKITTPIYRLRTKDGGFVRLQSEWKSFRNPWTKDVEYLIAKNSVILSDTKIDDNTSCSGNSMGNGTIYRTGNGASEGNAPGNFDFFNQTNGREMHRMINTHVEASKIGRQIAEQVLDHQRRVGESSSESSPDPETTDTNPHQHIAVSESSISGSEMSLDRRIAPQNTQRLNGTLPGYSQVRNNTINPNHSNTEVMQMMTTSSIAGEAPNQGGSTDGNDEAAMAVIMSLLEADAGLGGPVDFTGLPWPLP, from the exons tGAAAATAGTGACTTGGAAGAAGATACAGGAGATGATGCTAAGTCTGTGAGAACCGAAGACAataaaaa ACAAAATCACAGTGAGATTGAGAAAAGACGACGTGACAAGATGAACACTTATATTCAAG AATTATCCTCAATGGTACCAATTTGCCATGCAATGTCCCGAAAATTGGATAAGCTCACTGTCCTGAGGATGGCTGTGCAGCACCTTAAAACAATCCGTGGTGCTGTTCATTCTTACACTGAAGGTCACTACAAGCCTGCATTTTTATCCGACGAGGAACTCAAAATGCTAATCCTTCAGGCTGCTGAAGGATTCCTTTTTGTTGTTGGTTGCGATCGTGGAAGGATTCTCTATGTATCGGAGTCAGTATCGCAAGTTCTCAATTACTCTCAAGGAGATCTCTTAGGACAGAGTTGGTTTGATATTCTGCATCCCAAAGACGTGGCTAAGGTCAAGGAGCAACTGTCATCGTCTGATTTAAGTCCTCGAGAGCGATTGATTGATGCCAAAA CGATGCTTCCTGTTAAAACAGATGTCCCTCAGGGTCTATCGAGGCTCTGTCCAGGAGCTCGAAGATCATTTTTCTGTCGCATGAAATGCAAGTTATCTGTTCAGGTGAAGGAGGAAATGGACACATCTACCAATTGTCACAGGCGCAAGAAACAAATCAGCAATGACAAGAAATACTCAGTGATTCAGTGTACAGGCTACCTCAAATCCTGGGCACCAGCCAAAATAGGTCTTGAAGAACAGGAGACTGACGGTGATGAATCTTGCAATCTCAGCTGTCTCGTTGCCATTGGAAGAGTCCCACCAAATATCTTTGTACCTAATGTAACACCTCCCATCAACAACAATCTCAATCTGAGAACCATTCAGTTCATCTCTCGGCACGCAATGGACGGGAAGTTCCTCTTTGTTGATCAAAG AGCCACAATCATCTTAGGGTTTCTGCCTCAGGAACTCCTTGGCACAAGTATGTATGAATATTATCACCATGATGACATTCCATCTCTGGCTGAATCTCACAAATCAGCCCTGCAGATCTCCGATAAGATCACAACACCAATCTATCGACTTCGCACAAAAGACGGTGGCTTTGTGCGTTTGCAGAGCGAAtggaaatcattccggaatcCATGGACGAAAGATGTTGAATATTTAATAGCCAAGAATTCTGTCATACT ATCTGACACCAAAATCGACGACAATACTTCATGCAGTGGGAATTCAATGGGAAATGGGACAATCTATCGAACTGGGAATGGAGCTAGCGAGGGCAATGCCCCagggaattttgactttttcaatCAGA CCAATGGCAGAGAAATGCATCGGATGATTAATACACATGTTGAGGCCAGCAAAATAGGACGTCAGATAGCTGAACAGGTCCTTGATCATCAAAGACGAGTTGGTGAATCTTCTTCTGAGAGTAGCCCAGATCCAGAGACCACAGACACGAATCCCCATCAACATATTGCTGTATCCGAGAGCAGTATCTCTGGGAGTGAAATGAGCTTAGATCGTCGGATTGCTCCACAAAATACACAGAGATTGAACGGCACCCTGCCTGGGTACTCTCAAGTACGCAACAATACCATAAATCCCAATCATTCCAACACCGAAGTGATGCAGATGATGACAACGTCCAGTATAGCAGGAGAGGCTCCCAATCAAGGTGGTTCAACGGATGGCAATGATGAAGCAGCAATGGCAGTCATTATGAGTCTACTGGAAGCTGATGCTGGTCTCGGTGGTCCTGTTGACTTCACTGGACTTCCCTGGCCACTTCCATGA
- the LOC129800617 gene encoding probable cytochrome P450 305a1 has translation MLNESVWDLIASRKDIDQRECFAEIRACSNLRNIFSISEMEYISLIFILLIGVLGVILWIRVNLCRPRNFPPGPQWLPFVGNSPQIRREGRKLGGLHRVYEEWTKEYRSKVLGMKLGGNFYVVGSSYDIVREIHMREEFEGRPKNFFMRLRTMGSLRGITCVDGAMWAEHRAFAVKHLRNAGYGRQPMELMIAEEMDDLIKLIDSLREAEGTFWPGKYLPVSVLNVLWTFTAGRRLGRDDERIEKLLQLLQQRSKAFDMSGGVLSSMPWIRFFAPEWSGYNLIRRFNEELKNLLMETIERHHATYTEEKSSDDLIYAFIKEMKMQEDNDKTTFSDIQLTMVILDIFIAGSQTTSTTIDLALMALLLYPAMQEKIYREICENGRKSHGNLPFTEAYLMEVRRFFNVVPISGPRRATRETNLGGYRVPKDVTILINLHSVHMDEDFWGDPQVFRPERFLDDTGKICNVERLMPFGQGKRRCLGDTLARACIFTFFTGIVEKFKLSTGPQDEHPDVNLLPGITLSPKPYKVLFEKR, from the exons ATGCTGAATGAATCAGTGTGGGATTTAATCGCCAGTCGCAAAGACATTGACCAGAGGGAGTGCTTTGCAGAGATTCGCGCGTGTTCTAATTTACGTAATATCTTCTCTATCAGTGAAATGGAAtatatttctttgattttcatCCTGCTGATTGGGGTCCTTGGAGTGATACTCTGGATTAGAGTGAATCTCTGTCGTCCCAGGAATTTTCCACCAG GGCCACAGTGGTTGCCTTTTGTTGGGAATTCTCCTCAAATTCGTCGGGAAGGTCGGAAACTCGGGGGATTGCATCGGGTTTATGAGGAATGGACTAAGGAGTATAGGAGTAAAGTTCTTGGAATGAAATTGGGAGGTAATTTCTATGTTGTTGGATCATCTTATGATATTGTACGGGAGATTCATATGCGAGAAGAGTTCGAGGGGCGtcctaagaatttttttatgCGTCTGAGAACTATGGGTTCACTGCGCGGAATCACATGTGTCGATGGGGCTATGTGGGCGGAACATCGGGCTTTTGCGGTGAAACATTTGCGAAATGCCGGCTATGGGCGCCAACCAATGGAATTGATGATTGCGGAGGAAATGGATGATTTAATCAAGCTTATTGATAGTCTGAGGGAGGCTGAGGGTACATTCTGGCCAGGAAAATACCTACCTGTATCTGTATTGAATGTCTTGTGGACTTTTACGGCTGGTCGGAGGTTGGGTAGAGATGATGAGCGTATTGAAAAACTCCTGCAGCTTTTGCAGCAACGTTCAAAGGCATTTGATATGTCTGGAGGAGTCCTGTCCTCAATGCCATGGATAAGATTTTTTGCACCTGAATGGAGTGGATATAATCTAATCAGGAGATTTAATGAAGAACTGAAGAATTTACTAATGGAAACCATTGAGAGACATCATGCAACATACACTGAGGAAAAGTCTTCTGATGACCTTATTTATGCATTCATCAAGGAAATGAAGATGCAGGAGGACAATGATAAGACAACTTTCTCAGATATCCAACTGACAATGGTTATTCTGGATATCTTTATTGCTGGATCCCAAACTACTAGTACGACCATTGATCTGGCTCTCATGGCGCTCCTCCTGTATCCTGCGATGCAGGAAAAAATCTACCGCGAAATTTGTGAAAATGGCAGGAAAAGCCATGGAAATCTCCCTTTCACAGAAGCCTATCTCATGGAAGTACGAAGATTCTTCAACGTCGTACCAATTTCTGGACCACGAAGGGCTACAAGAGAGACAAATTTGGGTGGCTACAGAGTGCCTAAGGATGTTACAATTCTCATCAATTTGCACTCAGTGCACATGGACGAGGACTTCTGGGGTGATCCCCAAGTATTTAGACCTGAGAGATTCCTCGATGATACAGGAAAAATCTGCAATGTTGAACGATTGATGCCATTTGGACAGGGAAAAAGACGTTGCCTCGGAGATACCTTAGCTCGTGCCtgtattttcacatttttcacaGGAATTGTGGAAAAATTCAAACTATCCACTGGTCCTCAGGATGAACATCCAGATGTGAATCTTCTTCCGGGAATAACTCTATCACCGAAACCTTATAAAGTTTTATTTGAGAAACGGTGA